Proteins from a single region of Candidatus Rokuibacteriota bacterium:
- a CDS encoding TonB family protein — protein MKIWLPTDRSRRVLLVALVCSVALHALLAASVYLAGALGPTIIVKRGEPLFVDIAPDRPEEPAPRGNPARPVGPEQAPPARRAQEPPVPKAREARPRVAEAPKPAPVPASPQQQVAKASPAPPPETPAPRAPEPAPVPGPQARAPERESPAPPTQPTESTPSEGRPGAARPAPASEPGGQMLAKTRAGLDLPAAMLRRPGGGGGLRDGHGGVEGEPVPLDTQDPKYVDYFGKLRERIKSKWIYPREAGERGIGGQLLIEFHIAKDGHLQLLELRRSSGVEILDEYAMNAVRLAQPFPPVPDILGQKGLPVSGLFSYQIVGNSFVNQFLR, from the coding sequence ATGAAGATCTGGCTGCCGACAGACCGTTCGCGGCGGGTCTTGCTGGTTGCCCTCGTCTGCTCGGTCGCGCTCCACGCGCTGCTTGCCGCCTCCGTGTACCTGGCGGGCGCCCTCGGACCGACGATCATCGTCAAGCGCGGGGAGCCGCTCTTCGTCGATATCGCCCCCGACCGGCCCGAGGAGCCGGCCCCGCGCGGCAATCCGGCGCGTCCCGTGGGGCCGGAGCAGGCGCCGCCCGCGCGCCGCGCCCAGGAGCCGCCAGTGCCCAAGGCCCGGGAGGCGCGGCCCAGGGTCGCCGAGGCACCGAAGCCGGCGCCCGTGCCGGCCTCCCCCCAGCAGCAGGTCGCCAAGGCGTCGCCCGCACCCCCACCGGAGACCCCGGCGCCGCGCGCCCCCGAGCCGGCGCCCGTCCCCGGGCCTCAGGCCCGCGCCCCCGAGCGCGAGAGCCCCGCCCCCCCGACTCAGCCCACGGAGTCCACCCCCTCGGAAGGCAGGCCCGGCGCCGCGCGTCCGGCTCCGGCATCCGAGCCGGGAGGGCAGATGCTGGCGAAGACCAGGGCAGGGCTCGACCTTCCGGCCGCCATGCTGAGGCGGCCCGGGGGCGGCGGGGGGCTCAGGGACGGGCACGGCGGCGTCGAGGGCGAGCCCGTCCCGCTCGACACCCAGGATCCGAAGTACGTCGACTACTTCGGCAAGCTCCGCGAGCGCATCAAGTCGAAGTGGATCTACCCGCGCGAGGCGGGGGAGCGCGGCATCGGCGGTCAGCTCCTCATCGAGTTCCACATCGCCAAGGACGGGCACCTGCAGCTCCTGGAGCTCAGGCGCTCCTCGGGCGTCGAGATCCTCGACGAGTACGCGATGAACGCGGTGCGCCTGGCCCAGCCCTTCCCGCCCGTGCCGGACATCCTCGGCCAGAAGGGGCTCCCCGTCAGCGGCCTGTTCAGCTACCAGATCGTCGGCAACAGCTTCGTGAACCAGTTCCTGCGCTAG
- the aroF gene encoding 3-deoxy-7-phosphoheptulonate synthase, producing the protein MIIVLRSGVTDAEVDHVCGRVLELGYQPHTIRGEFKTIVAAVGEERGKADLRLLEALETVEAVMPVQQPFKLASREIRPEPSEVRVNGVTVGGQRVIVMAGPCSVESEGQVFEVAEAVKQAGASILRGGAYKPRTSPYAFQGLKEQGLKYLKEAKKRTGLPVVTEVLETESVELVAEYADVLQIGARNIQNFTLLRRVGEMGKPVLLKRGMATSIQEFLLSAEYILSAGNPNVILCERGIRTFETATRFTLDLNAVPVIKKLSHLPVVVDPSHGTGHWDLVPAMAKGAVACGADGLIVEVHPRPEEALSDGPQSLKPSRFAQLMRELRPVAEAVGRTL; encoded by the coding sequence ATGATCATCGTGCTCAGGTCGGGAGTGACGGACGCGGAAGTCGATCACGTGTGCGGGCGTGTCCTCGAGCTGGGGTACCAGCCCCACACCATCCGCGGCGAGTTCAAGACCATCGTCGCCGCCGTCGGTGAGGAGCGCGGCAAGGCCGACTTGCGGCTGCTGGAGGCGCTGGAGACGGTGGAAGCCGTCATGCCCGTGCAGCAGCCGTTCAAGCTCGCGAGCCGCGAGATCCGGCCGGAGCCGAGCGAGGTGCGGGTCAACGGCGTGACCGTGGGCGGCCAGCGCGTGATCGTGATGGCGGGGCCCTGCTCGGTGGAGTCGGAGGGGCAGGTCTTCGAGGTGGCCGAGGCCGTCAAGCAGGCCGGTGCCAGCATCCTCAGAGGCGGGGCCTACAAGCCTCGCACCTCGCCCTACGCCTTCCAGGGGCTCAAGGAGCAGGGGCTCAAGTACCTCAAGGAGGCCAAGAAGCGGACGGGGCTGCCCGTGGTCACCGAGGTGCTGGAGACGGAGAGCGTGGAGCTCGTGGCGGAGTACGCCGACGTCCTGCAGATCGGCGCGCGCAACATCCAGAACTTCACGCTCCTCCGCCGCGTGGGGGAGATGGGCAAGCCCGTGCTCCTCAAGCGCGGCATGGCCACGAGCATCCAGGAGTTCCTGCTCTCGGCCGAGTACATCCTGTCCGCCGGCAACCCCAACGTGATCCTCTGCGAGCGGGGTATCCGCACCTTCGAGACGGCGACGCGCTTCACCCTCGACCTCAACGCCGTTCCGGTCATCAAGAAGCTGTCGCACCTGCCGGTGGTGGTGGACCCCTCCCACGGGACGGGCCACTGGGACCTCGTGCCTGCCATGGCCAAGGGGGCGGTGGCCTGCGGGGCCGACGGGCTCATCGTCGAGGTGCACCCGCGGCCGGAGGAGGCCCTGTCGGACGGGCCGCAGTCCCTCAAGCCGTCCAGGTTCGCCCAGCTCATGCGGGAGCTGCGCCCGGTGGCGGAGGCCGTCGGCCGCACCCTGTAG
- the aroF gene encoding 3-deoxy-7-phosphoheptulonate synthase, translated as MIIIMKPGSTEADIEDVCRRVVDFGFRTHLSRGEVRTIIGVVGDDRAKEQLLALQSLDAVEGVVRILQPFKLASREAHPGSTQFKVGEVPVGGRPVVVMAGPCSVESRAQLMAVAEGVRDGGAHMLRGGAFKPRTSPYAFQGLEEEGLALLAEASRKTGLPVVTEVMEPDKVEVVAEHADVLQIGARNVQNFSLLKRVAECGKPVLLKRGMSTSIQEWLLSAEYVLAGGNPNVILCERGIRTFETATRFTLDLSAVPVVKKLSHLPVVVDPSHGTGHWEYVAAMARAGLAAGADGLIIEVHNKPEEALSDGPQSLKPDRFAALMRELRPLAEVLGRTL; from the coding sequence ATGATCATCATCATGAAGCCGGGATCGACCGAGGCGGACATCGAGGACGTCTGCCGGCGGGTGGTGGACTTCGGATTCAGGACCCACCTCTCCCGGGGGGAGGTACGGACCATCATTGGCGTGGTCGGGGACGATCGCGCGAAGGAACAGCTCCTGGCGCTCCAGTCGCTGGATGCCGTGGAGGGGGTCGTCCGGATCCTCCAGCCCTTCAAGCTCGCGAGCCGCGAAGCCCACCCCGGGAGCACCCAGTTCAAGGTGGGGGAAGTGCCGGTGGGCGGCCGGCCGGTGGTCGTCATGGCGGGACCGTGCTCGGTGGAGTCGCGCGCTCAGCTCATGGCCGTGGCCGAGGGGGTCAGGGACGGCGGCGCCCACATGCTCCGGGGCGGGGCGTTCAAGCCGCGCACCTCGCCCTACGCCTTCCAGGGGCTGGAGGAGGAGGGGCTCGCGCTCCTGGCGGAGGCGAGTCGCAAGACGGGGCTGCCGGTGGTGACGGAGGTGATGGAGCCCGACAAGGTGGAGGTGGTCGCGGAGCACGCCGACGTGCTGCAGATCGGCGCGCGCAACGTCCAGAACTTCTCCCTGCTCAAGCGGGTCGCCGAGTGCGGCAAGCCCGTGCTCCTCAAGCGCGGCATGTCCACCTCGATCCAGGAGTGGCTGCTGTCCGCCGAGTACGTGCTGGCGGGCGGCAACCCCAACGTGATCCTCTGCGAGCGGGGCATCCGCACCTTCGAGACGGCGACGCGCTTCACCCTCGACCTCAGCGCCGTCCCCGTCGTGAAGAAGCTCTCGCACCTGCCTGTCGTGGTGGACCCGAGCCACGGAACGGGGCACTGGGAGTACGTGGCCGCGATGGCGCGGGCGGGGCTCGCCGCCGGGGCCGACGGGCTCATCATCGAGGTCCACAACAAGCCGGAGGAGGCGCTGTCGGATGGGCCGCAGTCCCTCAAGCCGGACCGCTTCGCCGCGCTCATGAGGGAGCTTCGCCCCCTCGCCGAAGTCCTCGGGCGCACCCTGTGA
- a CDS encoding TVP38/TMEM64 family protein — translation MRDLISRYRWTVLAGGSVLFTAACLWLLLADDFAGYRFVRRLYQDKEFLKLTLREWGILAPVIFIVIQALQVVISPVPGEATGFLGGYLFGVSLGFVYSTIGLTLGSVAAFGAGRWLGAHFVRKLVSNETWARLGFIVEAEGAILCFIIYLIPGLPKDMVCYLFGISPMPVWVFALVSGLGRMPGTWILSAQGSQTAAGHYIQVVLLTTLAVAVALPLYYYRHRIVGWLQARNGQGSGEGGA, via the coding sequence ATGCGGGATCTGATCTCGCGCTACCGCTGGACGGTCCTCGCCGGCGGCTCGGTCCTCTTCACCGCGGCCTGTCTCTGGCTGCTCCTCGCCGACGATTTCGCGGGCTACCGATTCGTGCGCCGCCTGTACCAGGACAAGGAGTTCCTGAAGCTGACCCTGCGGGAATGGGGGATCCTGGCCCCGGTGATCTTCATCGTCATCCAGGCGCTTCAGGTCGTCATCTCCCCCGTCCCCGGCGAGGCCACGGGCTTCCTCGGGGGCTACCTCTTCGGGGTGTCGCTGGGCTTCGTCTACTCGACGATCGGACTCACCCTGGGCTCCGTGGCCGCCTTCGGGGCCGGACGCTGGCTCGGCGCGCACTTCGTCCGCAAGCTCGTGAGCAATGAGACGTGGGCCCGGCTCGGGTTCATCGTCGAGGCCGAAGGCGCCATCCTCTGCTTCATCATCTATCTCATCCCCGGTCTGCCCAAGGACATGGTCTGCTACCTCTTCGGGATCAGCCCCATGCCGGTGTGGGTGTTCGCGCTGGTCTCCGGGCTCGGCCGGATGCCGGGTACCTGGATCCTGTCAGCCCAGGGCTCCCAGACCGCGGCCGGCCACTACATCCAGGTGGTGCTCCTTACCACCCTCGCCGTGGCCGTGGCTCTGCCCCTCTACTACTATCGCCACCGTATCGTCGGGTGGCTCCAGGCGCGCAACGGGCAGGGGTCCGGGGAAGGGGGGGCTTGA
- a CDS encoding DUF190 domain-containing protein — protein MRKLDGEQVLMRVFIGESDRWEHRPLHVALLELFRREGLAGATVLRAVSGFGAASVVHTANILRLSTDLPLVIEVVDSQEHLDRVLPLVDRMMPGGLITMEKVRVLKYEDAKGRN, from the coding sequence ATGCGGAAGCTCGACGGCGAGCAGGTCCTCATGCGCGTGTTCATCGGCGAGAGCGACCGGTGGGAGCACCGGCCCCTGCACGTGGCGCTGCTGGAGCTGTTCCGGCGCGAGGGGCTCGCCGGGGCCACCGTGCTGCGCGCCGTCTCCGGCTTCGGCGCCGCCTCGGTCGTGCACACGGCCAACATCCTCCGCCTGTCCACCGACCTGCCGCTCGTCATCGAGGTGGTGGACTCCCAGGAGCACCTGGACCGGGTTCTGCCCCTGGTGGACCGCATGATGCCGGGCGGGCTCATCACCATGGAGAAGGTGCGCGTGCTCAAGTACGAGGACGCCAAGGGGCGGAATTGA
- the crcB gene encoding fluoride efflux transporter CrcB, which produces MRLILICLGGALGTGARYWAGGVAARWLGSDFPYGTLLVNVLGSFLIGLLQQVGLSTLVIPDAVRLVLTIGVLGGFTTYSSFSYETLKLLESGDWLYAALNVLVTTTLCLLVCGLGLELGRVLTAARGGA; this is translated from the coding sequence GTGCGGCTGATCCTCATCTGTCTGGGCGGGGCGCTCGGCACCGGGGCCCGCTACTGGGCGGGTGGCGTCGCGGCGCGCTGGCTCGGGTCCGACTTCCCGTACGGCACGCTCCTGGTGAACGTCCTCGGCTCCTTCCTGATCGGCCTGCTCCAGCAGGTCGGCCTGAGCACGCTGGTGATCCCCGATGCCGTCCGGCTGGTCCTCACGATCGGCGTCCTGGGCGGGTTCACCACCTACTCGTCGTTCTCCTACGAGACGCTCAAGCTCCTCGAGAGCGGCGACTGGCTCTACGCCGCGCTCAACGTCTTGGTCACGACCACCCTCTGTCTACTCGTGTGCGGCCTCGGCCTCGAGCTGGGCCGGGTCCTCACCGCCGCGAGGGGAGGAGCCTAG
- a CDS encoding amidase, with the protein MAGADLAWRSAVELAGLIRDREVSPVEVTDAILARIAELGPLLNAFCTVAEEEARDAALAAEVAVLSGEPLPPLHGVPVSVKDLIFTRRIRTTGGSRLFVEHYPEEDAVSVERLRAAGAVIIGKTATPEFGHKGMTDSPLFGITRNPWNLEMTPGGSSGGAAAAVAAGLGPFALGTDGGGSIRIPASFCGIYGLKPSFGRVPSGPGFPGWETFSHTGPMARTVRDAALMLDALAGPDDRDRHSLPADAGGLFLAACDAGIAGLSVAWAPDLGRALVDPEVAALCERAAVEFESLGCHVEAVVPTWEDPEEIFRVMAAAETFAAWGGRLADAERELDRTLVAFLRFGQTVTAAQYLEAARRRRELWGEVQRFLARFDLLITPTMPVPAFPAAGPPPAAINGRAISPLGWVPFTFPFNLTGQPAATVPAGFTASGLPVGLQIVGRRHADRTVLAASAAFEAAAPWSGSRPAVVPRPPGACG; encoded by the coding sequence ATGGCCGGCGCCGACCTCGCCTGGCGCTCGGCCGTCGAGCTGGCGGGGCTCATCCGCGACAGGGAGGTCTCCCCGGTCGAGGTGACGGACGCGATCCTGGCGCGCATCGCCGAGCTCGGTCCGCTCCTCAACGCCTTCTGCACGGTCGCCGAGGAGGAAGCGCGTGATGCCGCCCTGGCGGCGGAGGTGGCCGTGCTTTCGGGAGAGCCGCTCCCGCCTCTTCACGGTGTGCCTGTCTCGGTGAAGGACCTCATCTTCACCCGCCGCATACGGACCACGGGTGGGTCGCGGCTCTTCGTCGAGCACTATCCCGAGGAGGACGCGGTCAGCGTCGAGCGCCTCAGGGCGGCCGGCGCCGTGATCATCGGCAAGACCGCGACGCCGGAGTTCGGCCACAAGGGCATGACCGACAGCCCGCTCTTCGGGATCACGCGCAACCCCTGGAACCTCGAGATGACGCCGGGCGGGTCCAGCGGCGGCGCAGCCGCAGCCGTCGCCGCCGGCCTGGGCCCCTTTGCCCTCGGGACGGATGGCGGCGGCTCCATCCGCATCCCCGCCTCGTTCTGCGGGATCTACGGGCTCAAGCCCTCGTTCGGGCGGGTTCCGTCCGGGCCCGGCTTTCCCGGCTGGGAGACCTTCTCACACACGGGCCCCATGGCGCGGACCGTGCGGGATGCGGCCCTCATGCTGGACGCCCTCGCCGGGCCCGACGATCGCGACCGCCACTCGCTGCCGGCCGACGCGGGCGGCCTCTTCCTCGCGGCGTGCGACGCGGGCATCGCCGGCCTCAGTGTCGCCTGGGCGCCGGACCTGGGCCGGGCCCTCGTGGATCCTGAGGTGGCCGCGCTGTGCGAACGGGCGGCGGTGGAGTTCGAGTCCCTGGGCTGCCACGTGGAGGCCGTGGTGCCCACGTGGGAGGACCCGGAGGAGATCTTCCGCGTCATGGCGGCGGCCGAGACCTTCGCGGCCTGGGGCGGCCGGCTGGCGGACGCCGAGCGCGAGCTCGACCGGACGCTCGTCGCCTTCCTGCGCTTCGGCCAGACAGTCACGGCCGCGCAGTACCTCGAGGCCGCGCGCCGCCGGCGCGAGCTCTGGGGTGAGGTGCAGCGCTTCCTGGCCCGCTTCGATCTGCTCATCACCCCGACGATGCCGGTTCCGGCCTTCCCGGCGGCCGGTCCCCCGCCGGCCGCGATCAACGGTCGGGCGATCTCGCCGCTCGGCTGGGTGCCCTTCACGTTCCCCTTCAATCTCACGGGCCAACCTGCCGCCACCGTCCCCGCGGGCTTCACCGCTTCGGGACTTCCGGTGGGACTGCAGATCGTGGGCCGACGTCACGCCGACCGGACCGTGCTCGCCGCCTCTGCGGCCTTCGAGGCCGCAGCGCCGTGGAGCGGGAGCCGGCCGGCGGTCGTGCCTCGCCCGCCTGGCGCGTGCGGCTGA
- a CDS encoding TIGR04282 family arsenosugar biosynthesis glycosyltransferase, with translation MAKVPGLGPVKSRLSPPLAPEMATLLYRCFLLDRLEALAALPGIAPLAAFTPPAGTARMAALAPEGFRLVAQQGGDLGQRLSRLLTTLIAQGHPGAMALDSDSPTLPMAHVLEAADVLGRDAADLVLGPCDDGGYYLIGLRQPRPDLFEGIPWSTERVLALTVEKAARLGLRTHLLPRWFDVDTEADLRRLHAALAAGDGPRRTRRCLEAIFGRASGPSGR, from the coding sequence ATGGCGAAGGTGCCGGGGCTCGGGCCGGTGAAGTCGAGGCTCTCCCCGCCGCTGGCCCCCGAGATGGCGACGCTCCTCTATCGCTGCTTCTTGCTCGACAGGCTCGAGGCGCTGGCTGCCCTGCCCGGGATCGCGCCGCTGGCGGCCTTCACGCCGCCGGCCGGGACCGCGCGCATGGCCGCGCTCGCCCCGGAGGGATTCCGGCTCGTCGCTCAGCAGGGGGGGGACCTGGGGCAGCGGCTCTCGCGGCTCCTGACGACCCTGATCGCCCAGGGGCACCCGGGCGCCATGGCCCTGGACAGCGACAGCCCGACCTTGCCCATGGCGCATGTGCTGGAAGCCGCCGACGTCCTCGGGCGGGATGCCGCGGACCTGGTGCTGGGCCCTTGCGACGACGGCGGGTACTACCTCATCGGGCTCCGCCAGCCCCGGCCGGACCTCTTCGAGGGTATCCCGTGGAGCACGGAGCGGGTCCTGGCCCTGACCGTGGAGAAGGCCGCGCGGCTCGGACTCCGGACACATCTGCTGCCCCGGTGGTTCGACGTGGATACCGAGGCGGACCTCAGGCGGCTCCACGCCGCGCTGGCCGCGGGTGATGGGCCCCGGCGCACCCGGCGCTGTCTCGAGGCGATCTTCGGGCGAGCCTCCGGTCCCTCCGGGCGCTGA
- a CDS encoding cyclic nucleotide-binding domain-containing protein codes for MASPPDLAFLRQVLLFRNIAERELQATWPWLRERRLRAGEVLFREHDRGSEMFLIRSGTVVISKHVTGRVDQVLARLEPGDFFGEMSLFDGQPRSASVQADTDVVLYGLDRANLDRLIETSPRAATAFFYQLVQVFIKRLRDSGELVAEVTRWGLEATGLDVEHTSPG; via the coding sequence GTGGCCTCGCCGCCGGACCTCGCCTTCCTTCGGCAGGTGCTCCTGTTCAGGAACATCGCCGAGCGTGAGCTCCAGGCCACGTGGCCCTGGCTCAGGGAGCGTCGGCTGCGGGCGGGAGAGGTCCTCTTCCGCGAGCACGATCGCGGGAGCGAGATGTTCCTGATCCGCTCCGGCACCGTCGTCATCTCGAAGCACGTCACGGGCCGCGTGGACCAGGTGCTGGCCCGACTGGAGCCGGGCGACTTCTTCGGGGAAATGAGCCTCTTCGACGGGCAGCCCCGGTCGGCTTCTGTCCAGGCGGACACCGATGTCGTCCTCTACGGGCTCGACCGCGCCAACCTCGACCGCCTGATCGAGACGAGCCCGAGAGCGGCGACCGCGTTCTTCTACCAGCTCGTGCAGGTGTTCATCAAGCGCCTGCGCGACTCCGGTGAGCTGGTGGCGGAGGTCACGCGCTGGGGTCTCGAGGCCACGGGCCTCGACGTCGAGCACACCTCACCGGGATAG
- a CDS encoding DUF4242 domain-containing protein: MPLYLDVHHKIDGLTGAAVSDAHQKDLEVQHRHGVNYLRYWYDEGTGKVFCLVQAPSKEAAEAVHREAHGLLADEIHEVKEGA; this comes from the coding sequence ATGCCGCTCTATCTCGACGTGCACCACAAGATCGATGGGCTGACCGGCGCAGCGGTGAGCGACGCCCACCAGAAGGACCTCGAGGTCCAGCACAGGCACGGGGTCAACTACCTCCGCTACTGGTACGACGAGGGCACCGGCAAGGTGTTCTGCCTCGTCCAGGCGCCCAGCAAGGAGGCGGCGGAGGCCGTCCACCGCGAGGCCCACGGGCTCCTCGCCGACGAGATCCACGAGGTGAAGGAAGGGGCGTAG
- a CDS encoding adenylate/guanylate cyclase domain-containing protein, translating into MELLADRDPEEARRLLDPVLEHMMEAVHHYEGTVNQVMGDGIMALFGAPLAHEDHARRACYAALRMLASVERYGDAARRSHGVPIQIRVGLNSGEVGPRHRRRPAHGLHRGGADDPPGGPHGADGQAGLHPPGAGNPGSRRGIRAGPIPGGGVRQGARRPRGGLRAGGRHSDPDAPAGRRRAGPHPPRRTRRRARAHAPSPRAGAGRARTGRRPRGRAGCGQIPAGMGARS; encoded by the coding sequence ATGGAGCTGCTCGCCGACCGCGATCCCGAGGAGGCGCGCCGGCTCCTCGACCCGGTCCTCGAGCACATGATGGAGGCCGTGCACCACTACGAGGGCACGGTCAACCAGGTCATGGGCGACGGGATCATGGCGCTGTTCGGCGCGCCCCTCGCCCATGAGGACCACGCCCGCCGCGCCTGCTACGCAGCCCTCCGCATGCTGGCGAGCGTGGAGCGCTACGGTGACGCGGCGCGGCGCAGCCACGGCGTGCCCATCCAGATCCGCGTCGGCCTCAACTCCGGCGAGGTGGGTCCGCGCCATCGGCGGCGACCTGCACATGGACTACACCGCGGTGGGGCAGACGACCCACCTGGCGGCCCGCATGGAGCAGATGGCCAAGCCGGGCTCCATCCTCCTGGCGCCGGCAACCCTGGGTCTCGTCGAGGGATACGTGCAGGTCCGATCCCTGGGGGCGGCGTCCGTCAAGGGGCTCGGCGACCCCGTGGAGGTCTTCGAGCTGGTGGCCGCCACAGCGACCCGGACGCGCCTGCAGGTCGCCGCCGCGCGGGGCCTCACCCGCCTCGTCGGACGCGACGCCGAGCTCGAGCACATGCGCCAAGCCCTCGAGCGGGCGCGGGCCGGGCACGGACAGGTCGTCGCCCTCGTGGGCGAGCCGGGTGTGGGCAAATCCCGGCTGGCATGGGAGCTCGCTCCTAG